A single Bufo bufo chromosome 6, aBufBuf1.1, whole genome shotgun sequence DNA region contains:
- the NXPH3 gene encoding neurexophilin-3, translated as MQLTQCCFIFLVQGSIYLVICGQEDSSTDPDDEDQTDTKPHSRPRIPRRRSSSPSRSRNSSPLNSTILQLLSNSLEFWDVLNSLSELGHNSEPPIPARIRRQSVLRSTGRAKKVFGWGDFYSNIKTVKLNLLITGKVVDHGNGSFSVYFLHNSTGQGNVSVSLVPPSKVLDFDLEQQMYAEAKESKIFNCRVEFEKVDKAIKTGLCPHDPSKTCHQQQTRSKVSWTCSHPFKIVCVYVSFYTTDYRLVQKVCPDYNYHSSSPYSPSG; from the exons ATGCAGCTAACGCAATGCTGCTTTATATTCCTGGTTCAAGGCAGCATCTATCTG GTGATCTGTGGCCAAGAAGATTCTTCTACTGACCCAGATGATGAAGACCAGACAGATACAAAACCCCATTCCAGGCCTCGAATTCCTAGGAGACGGTCTTCTTCTCCATCCAGGTCTCGTAACTCAAGCCCCTTGAACTCCACTATCCTTCAACTTCTCTCCAactctctggaattctgggatgtCCTGAACAGCCTTTCAGAGCTGGGTCATAATTCAGAACCCCCAATACCAGCTAGGATTCGACGTCAGTCTGTACTAAGGTCAACAGGAAGAGCCAAGAAAGTCTTTGGTTGGGGGGACTTCTATTCCAATATCAAGACAGTAAAGCTCAACCTTCTCATCACAGGAAAAGTGGTGGATCATGGGAACGGGTCCTTCAGTGTCTACTTTCTCCACAATTCTACAGGCCAGGGGAATGTTTCTGTCAGTCTTGTCCCACCATCTAAAGTCCTTGATTTTGATTTGGAGCAGCAGATGTATGCAGAAGCAAAGGAATCAAAAATCTTCAATTGTCGAGTGGAATTTGAAAAAGTAGATAAAGCAATTAAGACAGGTTTATGTCCTCACGACCCGTCAAAGACCTGCCACCAACAGCAAACTCGTAGCAAAGTCTCATGGACATGCTCTCACCCATTCAAGATTGTTTGTGTTTATGTCTCATTTTACACAACAGATTATAGACTAGTGCAAAAGGTCTGCCCGGACTATAACTATCACAGCAGCTCTCCATACTCACCCTCGGGctaa